A window of the Arachis duranensis cultivar V14167 chromosome 5, aradu.V14167.gnm2.J7QH, whole genome shotgun sequence genome harbors these coding sequences:
- the LOC107490446 gene encoding fe-S cluster assembly factor HCF101, chloroplastic isoform X1, translating to MQPLHAPSSSSPYLNLSFRASKPQHLTWGSFSHLKSSPLFAIHLTLQSQRDQSSLWRYHKRAIFCSGATRATSVEVGSSSVSTGTPEDDVLKALSQIIDPDFGTDIVTCGFVKDLQIDKALGEVSFRLELTTPACPIKDMFEEKANEVVTNLPWVKNVKVTMSAQPARPLFAEQLPAGLQTISNIVAVSSCKGGVGKSTVAVNLAYTLADMGARVGIFDADVYGPSLPTMVSPENRLLEMNPEKRTIIPTEYLGVKLVSFGFAGQGRAIMRGPMVSGVINQLLTTTEWGELDYLIIDMPPGTGDIQLTLCQIVPLTAAVIVTTPQKLSFIDVAKGVRMFSKLKVPCVAVVENMCHFDADGKRYYPFGRGSGSQVVQQFGIPHLFDMPIRPTLSASGDSGMPEVVADPQGEASKIFQDLGVCVVQQCAKIRQQVSTAVTYDRSIKAIKVKVPDSDEEFFLHPATVRRNDRSAQSVDEWTGEQKLQYTDVPEDIEPEEIRPMGNYAVSITWPDGFSQIAPYDQLQTIERLVDIVSPTVHA from the exons ATGCAACCCCTTcatgctccatcttcttcttcaccataCCTTAACCTTTCATTCCGAGCCTCAAAACCACAACACTTAACATGGG GTTCGTTTTCACATCTGAAGTCTTCACCTTTGTTTGCCATTCATTTAACTCTTCAGTCCCAAAGGGACCAAAGTTCATTATGGAGATATCACAAAAGGGCCATCTTTTGTTCTGGTGCTACCAGAGCTACTTCTGTTGAag TAGGCTCTTCTTCGGTATCAACTGGAACACCGGAGGATGATGTGTTGAAAGCCTTGTCTCAGATTATTGATCCAGACTTTGGAACGGATATTGTTACATGCGGATTTGTCAAAGATCTCCAGATCGATAAAGCTCTTGGAGAG GTATCTTTTCGGTTAGAGCTCACTACTCCGGCATGTCCAATCAAGGACATG TTTGAGGAGAAAGCAAACGAAGTGGTGACGAATCTTCCTTGGGTAAAAAATGTAAAAGTCACAATGTCCGCACAGCCAGCAAGACCTCTATTTGCAGAGCAACTTCCGGCAGGTCTACAGACAATTTCAAATATTGTGGCTGTGTCCAGTTGCAAG GGAGGAGTTGGAAAATCAACTGTAGCTGTAAACCTTGCTTACACTTTGGCTGATATGGGTGCTAGAGTTGGTATATTTGATGCTGATGTTTATGGTCCAAGCTTACCAACGATGGTCTCTCCTGAAAATCGATTGCTAGAAATG AATCCGGAGAAGAGGAccataattccaactgaataccTGGGGGTGAAGCTGGTCTCTTTCGGATTTGCTGGACAAGGACGTGCGATAATGCGTGGCCCAATGGTTTCTGGAGTCATTAACCAACTTTTGACTACTACCGAGTG GGGCGAGCTCGATTACCTTATTATTGACATGCCTCCTGGAACTGGAGATATTCAACTTACTTTATGCCAG ATAGTTCCATTAACTGCTGCTGTAATTGTTACCACCCCTCAAAAGCTGTCATTCATTGATGTTGCAAAAGGAGTTCGGATGTTTTCAAAGCTAAAG GTGCCTTGCGTTGCTGTTGTGGAAAACATGTGTCATTTTGATGCTGATGGAAAGCGATATTACCCGTTTGGTAGAGGTTCAGGTTCTCAG GTTGTTCAGCAGTTTGGAATACCTCATCTGTTTGATATGCCTATTAGACCAACT CTATCTGCTTCTGGAGATAGTGGAATGCCCGAAGTGGTGGCTGATCCTCAAGGCGAAGCGTCCAAGATATTCCAAGATCTAGGAGTGTGTGTAGTGCAGCAGTGTGCTAAGATACGCCAACAAG TTTCAACAGCTGTCACCTATGATAGATCAATCAAGGCAATCAAAGTGAAGGTACCAGATTCAGATGAGGAATTCTTCCTGCATCCTGCGACGGTGAGACGGAACGACCGATCTGCTCAGAGTGTG GATGAATGGACTGGGGAGCAGAAACTGCAATACACCGATGTTCCTGAAGATATTGAACCCGAAGAAATTCGACCAATGGGAAACTACGCTGTTTCAATAACTTGGCCTGATGGATTTAGTCAG ATTGCGCCATATGATCAGCTGCAGACAATCGAACGGCTAGTCGACATTGTTTCGCCAACTGTACATGCATGA
- the LOC107490376 gene encoding uncharacterized protein LOC107490376, whose translation MASEESFVVLVRHRGSIKRKTRSGVKFTDKDPLCIIVRPTTRYEDLVSSVLLKLGLEGVKRVKKFFYRIPITVFQETVKYDCFTIGSDDDLQVMFHCRWQFPELGGSNRNTTTLATVAGSSSRPAVASSSVPAYEPPLQPVASPSFAVDLNSSVGDEVGEGEYLRTSLQCAIPAGVGDGFLDDPKDDDVEPDMIADDSGDDVGTSEPAGAGGGSSSGTQQYPPHFSSLDLDAMRQEGVPGQPARFGARDAEGSVGLTEFQVG comes from the exons atggctagtgaggagagtttCGTAGTGTTGGTTCGCCACAGAGGATCCATTAAGAGGAAAACTCGTTCcggtgtgaagttcactgataaGGATCCTCTCTGTATTATCGTCAGGCCTACGACGAGGTATGAGGACCTTGTTAGCTCTGTACTGCTGAAACTTGGTCTAGAAGGTGTGAAACGGGTTAAGAAGTTTTTTTATCGAATTCCAATCACGGTGTTCCAGGAAACCGTAAAGTACGATTGTTTCACAATCGGGAGTGATGATGACTTGCAGGTCATGTTTCATTGTCGCTGGCAGTTTCCAGAG CTCGGGGGTTCGAACCGGAATACCACCACTTTAGCCACGGTAGCCGGTTCTAGCTCTAGACCAGCCGTTGCATCTTCCTCCGTCCCTGCGTACGAGCCACCCCTCCAACCTGTCGCCTCCCCTTCGTTCGCTGTTGATCTCAACAGCAGTGTAGGCGACGAGGTCGGAGAAGGGGAATATCTGCGGACCTCTTTACAGTGTGCTATACCGGCTGGGGTTGGAGATGGATTCTTGGATGATCCAAAGGACGATGATGTCGAGCCGGATATGATTGCTGATGACAGTGGCGATGATGTTGGAACAAGTGAGCCTGCTGGGGCGGGCGGTGGTTCTAGCTCTGGCACGCAGCAGTACCCTCCACATTTTTCCTCTTTGGACTTGGATGCCATGAGGCAGGAGGGGGTTCCTGGGCAACCGGCTAGATTTGGCGCTAGAGATGCTGAAGGGTCTGTAGGTCTGACAGAATTTCAGGTTGGTTAG
- the LOC107490446 gene encoding fe-S cluster assembly factor HCF101, chloroplastic isoform X2 encodes MQPLHAPSSSSPYLNLSFRASKPQHLTWGSFSHLKSSPLFAIHLTLQSQRDQSSLWRYHKRAIFCSGATRATSVEGSSSVSTGTPEDDVLKALSQIIDPDFGTDIVTCGFVKDLQIDKALGEVSFRLELTTPACPIKDMFEEKANEVVTNLPWVKNVKVTMSAQPARPLFAEQLPAGLQTISNIVAVSSCKGGVGKSTVAVNLAYTLADMGARVGIFDADVYGPSLPTMVSPENRLLEMNPEKRTIIPTEYLGVKLVSFGFAGQGRAIMRGPMVSGVINQLLTTTEWGELDYLIIDMPPGTGDIQLTLCQIVPLTAAVIVTTPQKLSFIDVAKGVRMFSKLKVPCVAVVENMCHFDADGKRYYPFGRGSGSQVVQQFGIPHLFDMPIRPTLSASGDSGMPEVVADPQGEASKIFQDLGVCVVQQCAKIRQQVSTAVTYDRSIKAIKVKVPDSDEEFFLHPATVRRNDRSAQSVDEWTGEQKLQYTDVPEDIEPEEIRPMGNYAVSITWPDGFSQIAPYDQLQTIERLVDIVSPTVHA; translated from the exons ATGCAACCCCTTcatgctccatcttcttcttcaccataCCTTAACCTTTCATTCCGAGCCTCAAAACCACAACACTTAACATGGG GTTCGTTTTCACATCTGAAGTCTTCACCTTTGTTTGCCATTCATTTAACTCTTCAGTCCCAAAGGGACCAAAGTTCATTATGGAGATATCACAAAAGGGCCATCTTTTGTTCTGGTGCTACCAGAGCTACTTCTGTTGAag GCTCTTCTTCGGTATCAACTGGAACACCGGAGGATGATGTGTTGAAAGCCTTGTCTCAGATTATTGATCCAGACTTTGGAACGGATATTGTTACATGCGGATTTGTCAAAGATCTCCAGATCGATAAAGCTCTTGGAGAG GTATCTTTTCGGTTAGAGCTCACTACTCCGGCATGTCCAATCAAGGACATG TTTGAGGAGAAAGCAAACGAAGTGGTGACGAATCTTCCTTGGGTAAAAAATGTAAAAGTCACAATGTCCGCACAGCCAGCAAGACCTCTATTTGCAGAGCAACTTCCGGCAGGTCTACAGACAATTTCAAATATTGTGGCTGTGTCCAGTTGCAAG GGAGGAGTTGGAAAATCAACTGTAGCTGTAAACCTTGCTTACACTTTGGCTGATATGGGTGCTAGAGTTGGTATATTTGATGCTGATGTTTATGGTCCAAGCTTACCAACGATGGTCTCTCCTGAAAATCGATTGCTAGAAATG AATCCGGAGAAGAGGAccataattccaactgaataccTGGGGGTGAAGCTGGTCTCTTTCGGATTTGCTGGACAAGGACGTGCGATAATGCGTGGCCCAATGGTTTCTGGAGTCATTAACCAACTTTTGACTACTACCGAGTG GGGCGAGCTCGATTACCTTATTATTGACATGCCTCCTGGAACTGGAGATATTCAACTTACTTTATGCCAG ATAGTTCCATTAACTGCTGCTGTAATTGTTACCACCCCTCAAAAGCTGTCATTCATTGATGTTGCAAAAGGAGTTCGGATGTTTTCAAAGCTAAAG GTGCCTTGCGTTGCTGTTGTGGAAAACATGTGTCATTTTGATGCTGATGGAAAGCGATATTACCCGTTTGGTAGAGGTTCAGGTTCTCAG GTTGTTCAGCAGTTTGGAATACCTCATCTGTTTGATATGCCTATTAGACCAACT CTATCTGCTTCTGGAGATAGTGGAATGCCCGAAGTGGTGGCTGATCCTCAAGGCGAAGCGTCCAAGATATTCCAAGATCTAGGAGTGTGTGTAGTGCAGCAGTGTGCTAAGATACGCCAACAAG TTTCAACAGCTGTCACCTATGATAGATCAATCAAGGCAATCAAAGTGAAGGTACCAGATTCAGATGAGGAATTCTTCCTGCATCCTGCGACGGTGAGACGGAACGACCGATCTGCTCAGAGTGTG GATGAATGGACTGGGGAGCAGAAACTGCAATACACCGATGTTCCTGAAGATATTGAACCCGAAGAAATTCGACCAATGGGAAACTACGCTGTTTCAATAACTTGGCCTGATGGATTTAGTCAG ATTGCGCCATATGATCAGCTGCAGACAATCGAACGGCTAGTCGACATTGTTTCGCCAACTGTACATGCATGA
- the LOC107490447 gene encoding VIN3-like protein 1 has protein sequence MTETKSTSKISKKQDSKKYSAPSNQLSRKQHRKGENPTRFIPTSDPPSDFGHSDSWICKNSACRAVLSKDDTFCRRCSCCICHLFDDNKDPSLWLVCTSDSAQGDSCGMSCHIECALQHEKVGVVDHGQLMQLDGSYCCASCGKVTGILGCWKKQLNIAKDARRLDVLCYRIYLSFRLLNGSLRFKQLHEIVQEAKAKLETEVGPVNGVSSKMARGIVSRLPIAGDVQKLCSLAIGKADEWLATVPSSNPESGEGSLPAACKFVFEEVTASSVKIILIGISNASSEEIKGYKLWYYKSREESHTKDPVCVFPKAQRRILISDLQPCTEYTFRIISYTDKGDLGHSEAKCFTKSIEILEKSPSSSVAIGRKKESLQTGDNSFGSKTEPSSSMVDSGFKVRDLGKLLHLAWAQEPRGLDLNVASVPDLNEELTPPFESSRDEDNGCTLQQAVEPDDDAASHDLEKNCLAGSDGSGDSQIWTQGPTGEVPAVDSRVDACKKRLASSNEEAHDCDSTLMNGSPLHIADGSFSLDENFEYCVKVIRWLECQGHIKQEFRLKLLTWFSLRSTEQERRVVNTFIQTLIDDPSSLAGQLVDSFSDIISIKRARNGLCIKAVGSN, from the exons ATGACAGAAACAAAGTCAACTAGCAAGATTTCCAAGAAACAGGATTCGAAAAAATATTCTGCTCCTAGCAATCAGCTTTCAAGGAAACAACATCGAAAGGGTGAAAACCCTACTCGATTCATTCCAACCTCCGACCCACCTTCTGATTTTGGACATTCTGACTCGTGGATCTGTAAGAATTCGGCTTGTAGAGCAGTTCTGTCTAAAGATGATACATTTTGTAGAAGATGTTCTTGCTGTATTTGCCACCTTTTCGATGATAACAAGGACCCTAGTCTTTGGTTGGTTTGCACATCCGACTCAGCCCAAGGTGATTCCTGTGGTATGTCTTGCCACATCGAGTGTGCTCTTCAGCATGAAAAAGTGGGAGTAGTTGATCATGGGCAACTGATGCAACTAGATGGCAGTTATTGTTGTGCATCCTGCGGCAAAGTTACCGGGATACTTGG ATGTTGGAAGAAGCAGCTAAATATAGCAAAAGATGCTCGGCGTTTAGATGTGCTGTGTTACCGGATATATTTGAGCTTCAGGCTTCTGAATGGAAGTTTAAGATTTAAACAACTTCATGAAATTGTACAAGAGGCGAAGGCTAAATTAGAAACGGAAGTTGGTCCAGTTAATGGGGTTTCTTCCAAGATGGCACGCGGCATTGTCAGCAGACTCCCTATTGCCGGTGATGTACAGAAACTCTGCTCTCTTGCTATTGGGAAAGCTGATGAATGGTTGGCCACTGTTCCCAGTTCAAATCCAGAATCCGGAG AGGGCTCCCTTCCCGCGGCCTGCAAGTTTGTTTTCGAAGAGGTAACAGCTTCATCAgtcaaaataattttgattgGAATATCAAATGCGTCTTCCGAGGAAATTAAGGGTTACAAGCTCTGGTATTACAAGAGTAGGGAGGAATCACACACAAAAGATCCTGTTTGTGTCTTTCCGAAAGCTCAGAGGAGGATTTTGATATCTGATCTCCAGCCATGCACAGAATATACTTTTAGGATTATATCTTATACCGATAAGGGCGATTTAGGTCATTCTGAGGCCAAGTGTTTCACCAAGAGCATAGAGATATTGGAAAAAAGTCCGTCTTCATCGGTTGCCATCGGCCGCAAGAAGGAGAGCCTTCAAACTGGAGACAATTCTTTTGGATCCAAAACGGAGCCGAGTTCTTCAATGGTTGATTCTGGATTTAAAGTTCGAGACCTTGGAAAACTTTTGCATCTTGCCTGGGCTCAAGAACCACGAGGCCTCGATTTAAATGTTGCTTCGGTGCCTGATTTAAATGAAGAACTTACACCTCCTTTCGAGTCTTCCAGGGACGAAGATAATGGTTGCACTTTGCAGCAGGCAGTTGAGCCGGACGACGATGCAGCCTCTCATGATCTCGAAAAAAACTGTTTGGCAGGGTCGGATGGTAGTGGTGATTCCCAAATCTGGACACAAGGGCCGACCGGAGAAGTCCCGGCTGTTGACTCTCGTGTAGATGCATGCAAGAAAAGGTTAGCAAGCTCGAACGAAGAGGCGCATGATTGTGACAGCACTCTGATGAATGGATCTCCTTTGCACATAGCGGATGGTTCGTTCTCATTGGACGAGAACTTCGAATATTGTGTGAAAGTGATTCGTTGGCTAGAATGCCAGGGTCATATTAAACAGGAGTTTCGGTTGAAGTTGCTGACATGGTTCAGTTTGAGGTCGACGGAGCAAGAACGTAGGGTGGTTAACACGTTCATTCAGACTCTGATCGATGATCCGAGTAGTTTGGCCGGGCAACTCGTCGACTCATTCTCCGATATTATATCAATCAAGAGGGCAAGAAATGGGTTGTGTATCAAAGCTGTGGGATCAAATTAA
- the LOC107490375 gene encoding uncharacterized protein LOC107490375, with protein MVRADASVSIKVLLNATATHFGFRPTYRRVWLAKQKAVALIYGDWDESYNELPRWVLGVQLTMAGTVAVLKTSPVRVGGQLDESQAYFHRLFWMFPPCIEAFHYCKPLISIDDTHLYGKYGGTLLVVIAQDGNSNILPVAFALVEGENAESWSFFLSHLREHVTPQPGLLVISDRHNGIKAALEAPNGGWLPPSAYRAFCIRHVATNFALIFKGKDARRLLVNAAYAKTEVEFHYWFDILRSEDPAMCDWANRIEYSLWT; from the coding sequence ATGGTTAGGGCTGATGCATCCGTCAGCATCAAGGTGCTCCTAAATGCTACCGCCACACACTTTGGGTTTAGGCCGACTTACAGGAGGGTCTGGTTGGCGAAGCAGAAGGCTGTTGCCCTCATCTATGGTGACTGGGATGAGTCATACAACGAGCTCCCAAGGTGGGTGTTAGGAGTCCAGTTGACGATGGCTGGTACTGTTGCAGTCCTAAAGACGAGCCCTGTTCGTGTCGGTGGACAGTTGGACGAGTCTCAAGCTTATTTTCACAGACTATTCTGGATGTTTCCACCGTGTATCGAGGCATTCCATTATTGCAAGCCCCTAATTAGTATTGACGACACCCATCTGTATGGCAAGTATGGGGGAACGTTACTTGTCGTGATTGCACAAGACGGGAACTCCAACATACTCCCTGTTGCATTCGCATTAGTCGAGGGTGAGAATGCTGAGTCGTGGTCCTTCTTTCTCTCCCACTTGCGTGAGCATGTGACACCGCAGCCGGGTCTGCTGGTTATCTCGGACAGGCATAACGGCATCAAGGCCGCGCTTGAGGCTCCTAACGGAGGCTGGTTACCTCCGTCTGCATACCGGGCATTCTGCATTCGACATGTTGCGACAAATTTCGCCCTCATCTTCAAGGGCAAAGACGCAAGGAGGCTACTTGTGAATGCGGCGTACGCTAAGACCGAGGTCGAGTTCCATTACTGGTTTGATATTCTTAGGTCCGAAGACCCGGCGATGTGTGACTGGGCGAACCGGATTGAGTATTCGTTGTGGACATAG